CGACGTGCACGACACCAAGGAAGGCAAGGGCTCGACCACCACCGACTACATGGAGCAGGAGCGCAAGCGCGGCATCACGATCCAGTCGGCGGCGGTGACCGCCGAGTGGAGGGGCCACCAGATCAACGTGATCGACACGCCCGGACACGTCGACTTCACCATCGAGGTGAACCGCTCGCTGCGCGTGCTCGACGGCGCGGTGGTGGTGTTCGACGGCGTCGCCGGGGTGGAGCCGCAGACCGAGACCAACTGGCGCCTGGCCGACCAGTACAAGGTGCCGCGCATCTGCTACGTCAACAAGATGGACCGCATCGGCGCGAATTTCGCGCATTGCGTGCAGGGCATCCGCGAGCGCCTCGGCGCCAACGCGCTGCTGTGCCAGGTGCCATTGGGCAGCAGCGACGAATTCGTCGGCATGGCCGACCTGGTCGCCGGCGTAGGTTACCTGTGGGCCTCCGACGACAAGGACAGCACCTGGGAAACCGTGTCGCTGGAACAGCTCAGGGCCCGCCTGACGTTCGGCGCCAGCGCCGACAACGCGTGGATCGCCGACCTGCCGAAGCTGCGCCAGGACCTGCTGGAAACCGCGCTGGCGCTGGACGACGACGCCTTCGAGCGCCTGCTCAACACCGGCGAGTTCGACCCGGCGGTGCTCAAGCAGTGCATCCGCCGCGGCACCGTCACCGGCGCACTGGTGCCGGTGCTGTGCGGTTCGTCGTACAAGAACAAGGGCGTGCAGCAGCTGCTGGACGCCGTGGTCGACTACCTGCCCTATCCCGGCGAGAACGGCGGCATCGCGATGGTCGACGAGGACGGCCACGTGGTCGGCGAACAGGCGGTGACCGACGACGCGCCGGCGCGCGCGCTGGCGTTCAAGGTGATCAACGACCAGTTCGGCACGCTCACCTTCTGCCGCATCTACTCCGGCGTGATCAAGAAGGGCGACACCCTGCTCAACGTCACCCGCGGCAGGAAGGAGCGCATCGGCCGCATCGTCGAGGTGCAGGCCGACGACACCCGGGAAATCGACGAGGTGCGCGCCGGCGACATCTGCGCCTTCGTCTCCATGAAGGACACCGAGACCGGCGATTCGCTGGCCGACCCGGCGCACCCGGCGCTGCTGGAGCGCATGCGCTTCCCCGACCCGGTGATCAGCGTGTCGGTGGAGCCGAAGAACCGCAACGACGTCGACAAGCTGTCCAGCGCGCTCTACAAGATGGTCAAGGCCGACCCGTCGCTGAAGCTCGAGGTGGACCAGGAGACCGGCCAGACCGTGCTCAAGGGCATGGGCGAGCTGCACCTGGAGGTGACCATCGACCGCATGCGCACCGAGCTGGGCGTGGAGGCGAACATGGGCAAGCCCCGGGTCAGCTTCCGCGAAGCGTTCGGCAAGACCGTCGAGCACACCTACACGCACAAGAAGCAGACCGGCGGCTCCGGCCAGTTCGCCGAAGTGACGATGATCTTCGAGCCGGGCGAACCGGGCTCGGGCGTGGTGTTTTCCGACGAGGTGGTCGGCGGCCGCGTGCCGCGCGAGTACATCCCGGCGGTCGAGCATTCGGTCAAGGCCGAATCGCAGGAAGGCCAGGTCGCCGGCTACGAGGTGGTCGACTTCAAGGCGCGCCTGATCGACGGCAAGTACCACGACGTCGACTCCTCCGCGCTGGCGTTCGAGATCGCCACGAGGCAGTGCTTCCGCGAGGCGCAGAAGCTCAGCAAGCCGAAGCTGCTGGAGCCGATCATGCACCTGGAAGTGGTGATGGAAGCGGACTACCTCGGCGACGTCATCGGCGACATCAACCGCCGCCGCGGCACCGTCAGCGACCAGGGCCACAAGGGCAGTTCCGCCTTCGTGCAGGGCTTCGTGCCGCTGGCCGAGATGTTCGGCTACATCAACTTCCTGCGCTCGGCCACCCGCGGCCGCGGCACCTTCACCATGGAGTTCGACCACTACGAGGACGTGCCGGCGAGCATGGTGGAGAAGTTGATGGAGAAGGAGGCGAAGTAAGGCTTCGTCTTCGACCGCGCGCCGGCGATTTCAGCCGGCGCAAGGCAGTAAACCCGGGGAGCGATCTCCGGGTTTTTCTTTGTGCCTAACGTTGTGGCGTTCCGTCACTATGAGGCGGATGATGTGGCGCTGTCACACCCTGCCGAATCACGAAACGGGAGATGCCGAGATGAGAACGTCCGGAACGGTTTCCTCGATGCTGGCCGCGTGGCTGCTGGTGTTTTCCGTAAGCGGATATGCCAGCGACAACGGCGTGGCCGTCGACGCGGCGAAATACGCCAACCGCGCCACCCTGCCGGATTTCACCGCCGCCGCCTGCCCCGACAACCCGCGTGCCCTGGTGCAGATCAAGGGCAATCTGTACCGGCATACCACCGGCCCCGGCCTGGCCGTGCACAGCGGCTTCGTGCTGATCACCAAGGAAGGCGCTCTGGTGATCGATCCGGCGATGACCTGCACGGCGACCTGGCTGCGCGACGAGATCCGGCACCGCTTCCACGTGAAGGTGAAATACGTCGTCTACACCCACGGCCACGCCGACCACATCAGCGGCGGCCAGGTGTTCCAGCGGGACGGCGCGACCGTCGTGGCCAACCGGCGCGCGCTCGAACCGATCGTCGGCGAGAAGATCCCCACCGCGCTGCCCGATCGCGTATTCGACACCGACATGACGATCACCCTGGGTGGCGAAACGGTGCTGCTGCACCGGGTCGCGCCCAGCCATTCGGACAGCATGACCATGGTGCTGTTCCCCAAGTACAAGGCGCTGCAGTGCACCGACGTCTGCGAAAGCAAGTCGATGCCGTACAACGACTTCCTCGATTTCTACTATCCCGGCTGGATCGAGACGCTGGACTGGGTGGCGAAGCAGGACGTGGACATCATCGACGTCGGCCACTACAGCCCTGCCACCAAGGCCGACGAAGCCGCACTGCGCACCTACATGGTCGATCTGCACCAGCAGGTGCTGGACCTGGTGCGTGCGGGCCAGTCGTGGGACCAGCTCTACCGCAACGTGAAGTTCAGCGACGAGGTGAAGCACTGGACCGCCTTCGACACCATGCACACGCTGAACATCGTGGGCATGTACCGCTGGGTGTCCAACCACCGCCGGGGCGAGTGGTAGGACCACACGGCAACCGAAATAGGCGATCCGGCGGAAGGTGTACCGAGGCCGCCGGCGATGGCATGCCCGTTCTGTTCGACAGCGACTCCTCCGTTCCTGTACCAAAGAGAAATGGGGGTGAGCACCCTGGCCCTGGCGAGCAGTAGCATATTGTCCGACCGCAGGCAGCGATGCTGCCTGCATCCGGGTGCCGGGGGGCACCTCTCCATCTCGACCAGGGAATACCATGACTACTCACCGCACGCGGCCGACCTTGCTTGCGCGGCCTCTCCGTATCCATCAGCGGCCGCTGGCCGCCGCCTGTGCCGCCCTGCTCGGACTGACCCTGGCCGGCGCGGCGTCGGCGCAGCAGGTGCAGGAACAGGCGGCCACGCCGACGGGCAGCCAGACGGTACCGGTCGACAAGAAGGCAGATGCCGGCACAAAGAAGAACAAGAAGTCCGAGAATACGGTGAGCAACCTCGACGCCGTCATCGTCACCGGCATCCGCGGCAGCATCGAGAATTCGCTGAGGGCCAAGCGGAACTCGGACAACATCATCGAGGCGATCTCGGCCGAGGACATCGGCAAGTTGCCGGACGCCAGCATCGCCGAGAGCCTGTCGCGCGTGCCGGGCCTGGCCACCCAGCGGCTGAACGGCCGCGCCAACATGATCTCGATCCGCGGCCTGGACCCCGGTTTTGCCGGCACCACGCTGAACGGGCGCGAGCAGGCGACCATCGGCGAGAACCGCGGCGTCGAATACGACCAGTACCCGTCCGAGCTGATCAGCGGCGTGGCGATCTACAAGACGCCCGACGCCAGCCTGATCGGCCAGGGCCTGTCCGGCACCGTCGACCTGCACACGATCAAGCCGCTGGACCTGCCCGGCCCCGCCTTCGCGGTCAACCTGCGCGGCGAGCACACCACCAACGGCAAGCTCAACCCGGGCAGCGGCGTGGGCGACATGGGCCATCGCGCCAGCATCTCCTACATCAATCAGTTCTTCGACCACACGCTGGGCCTGGCCGTGGGCTTCGCCCATCTCGACTCGCCGATCCAGGAAAAGCAGTACCAGGCCTGGTGGTGGAGCATGAACAACGGCCCGGGCAGCGCCGAGGACAACTGGGGCGCGCCGCACACGCCGGGCATGCCCGACGGCGTGATCTCGCAGGAAGGCATGCAGCTGCGCGCGCAGTCGCTGAACCAGAAGCGCAGCGGCCTGATGACCGTGCTGGAATGGGCGCCGGGCGACCACTACCACTCCACGCTCGACCTGTACCACTCCATCTTCGGCGAGAAGAAGTTCACCAACGGCGCGCAGTGGTCGAGCAGCCCGTGGGACAACGTCAGCTACTCCAACGTGGGCACCACGCCGGCGCAGCCCTATCCGATCGTCACCTCCGGCACCATCGACGGCATCGCGCCGATCCTGCAGAACCAGTACACCAAGGAGCACGACAAGCTGTTCTCCGCCGGCTGGAACAACCAGTACGACTTCGACAACGGCTGGACCGCCACGGCGGATCTGTCGTACTCCAGCGCGAAGAAGAAGCTGCACGACGCCTACCTGTTCACCGGCCTGGCCGGCGGCGCCTTCACCAGCGTCGATTTCCGCACCCCGCTCGGCAACGGCTACCCGTACTTCTCGCCGGCGGTGAACCTGGCTGATCCCTCCCTGGTGGTGTTCACCGACCCGGACGGCTACGGCTACAACGGCCGCCAGGAGTTCGACAGCCAGAAGGACACGATCAAGGCGGTGCGCCTGGAAGTGAGCCACCCGCTGGGCTGGATCTTCAGCAGCATGAACCTGGGCGTGAACTACTCCGACCGCACCAAGACCAAGCAGGCCGACGTGCAGTTCGCCTGGCTCAACGGCAACGGCTCCACCCAGGGCACCTACGACAACCACTTCAGCGCGCCGGTGAACCCGGCCTTCCTGTGGGGGCCGACCTCGCTCGGCTACGGCGGCATCCCCGGTGCGCTCAGCTACGACGTGCTGGGCGCGCTGGCGAGCCAGTTCTACCTGACCGAGCGTAACGGCCAGGGCGACTGGAGCCGCAACTACACGGTGGAAGAGAAGGTCCCGGTCGCCTACGCCAAGTTCAACATCGAGACCACGCTGGGCAACGTGCCGCTGACCGGCAACGTGGGCGTGCAGTTCGTGCGCACCGACCAGTCCTCCACCGCGCTGCAGACCAACGGCGACACCCTGGTCGGGCGGATCAGCGACGGCGCGAAGTACAACAACGTACTGCCCAGCCTGAACCTGGTGGCGCATCTCACCGACCGCCAGTACCTGCGCTTCGGCTTCGCCAAGACGATGGCGCGCGGACGCATCGACGACGAGAAGGTGTCCACCTCCGCCGGCCTGTCGAAGGTGCAGAACGGCCCGGCCGCCGGCCAGGTGCTGTGGTCCGGCAGCGGCGGCAACCCGAAGCTGAAGCCGTACGTGGCGGTCGGCACCGACCTCTCCTACGAGTTCTACTTCGGCAAGTCCAGCTACCTCGCCGCGGCGGTGTTCAACAAGAACCTGCTGAACTACATCTACACCCAGACCACGCTCGACTACGACTTCTCGCACTACACCAATAATGACCCCACGCTCACGGCGACCAGCGAGAGGGGCCCGTTCACCCGGCCCGCGAACGGCACCGGCGGCAAGGTGCAGGGCCTGGAACTGTCCGGCGCGCTGGAAGGCGGCCTGCTGACGCAGGCGCTGGACGGCTTCGGCATGCTGGCCAGCTTCTCGCTGACCAACAGCACCATTTCGCAAAAAGTCATTGGCTCTATTCCCGGCCCGAATCCGCCCACAACCCTGCCTGGGCTGTCGCGCAAGGTCGCCAACCTGGCGCTGTACTACGAGAAGTACGGCTGGTCGGTACGCGTGGCCGAGCGCTATCGCTCGTCGTTCACTGGCGAAATCGTGCCCCTGTTCAACCAGATTGGCTACACCAAGATACTGGCCAACCGGCAGACCGACTTCCAGCTCGGCTATGCCTTCTCCGAGGGCAGCTTGAACGGCCTGTCGCTGCTGCTGCAGGTCAGCAACCTCAGCAACACGGCGGACAAGAGCGTGCAGATTTCCGGCCTGCCCAACGGCGTGCAGGTGACGCGCCCGCTGGAATACGACACCTGGGGCCGCACGGTGATGCTCGGAGTGAACTACAAGCTGTAGGCGATCCGGCAACGGCGGGAAAGCCATGGAACCCGGGGAGCGATCCCCGGGTTTTTCATGGGGCGCCCGTCACGCGGAAAGGTGCTCGTACAGGATCACCGCGCCCACGCCGATCAGGATGATGCCGCCGATCACCTCGGCGCGCTTGCCGACCATCGCGCCCAGCACGCGGCCGAGCATGATGCCCAGCGTGACCATGCTGAACGTGCACAGGCCGATCACCACGGCCACCACGGCGATCGGCGTGTCGACGAAGGCCAGCCCCACGCCCACCGCCAGCGCGTCGATGCTGGTGGACAGGCCGGTGATGGCAAGGCCGACGATGCCGTGCTTGCTCGCCTCGTCGACCGGCTCGTCCGAGTCCGGCTTACATCCGTTCCAGATCATGTGCAGGCCCAGCGCCAGCAGCAGGCCGAACGCGATCCAGTGGTCCCAGGCCTCGATGTAGCGCGAGGCGCCCTTGCCCAGCAGCCAGCCGATCACCGGCGTGATCGCCTCGATCACGCCGAAGATCAAGCCGGCGCGCAGCGCCTGGCTGAGCCGCGGTCTGCTCATGGCGGCGCCCTTGCCGATCGCCGCCGCGAACGCGTCGGTGGACATGGCAAAGCCGAGCAGCAGGATGGAGATGGGATTCATGGGTAGCCGGGTCGGTCGGGCAAGGCGCAACGGCACGACGGCGCGCCCCACCGCCGTGGCGCCGTCAGCCGTTGGTCTCGCCAACCAGGATCGGTGTCTTCGCCACGGCAGGACAAGCCGAGCATGTTGACGAAGACGCCTCGTCGGGACGAGGCAGGCTACTCCCCAAGGGGTGTCGCGCTGCCGGCATGACCGCCAGCGCGGCGGCAAGGTTAGCACGATGGCGCAGCCAACCCGGCATATGCAGGCACGCGGGTCACCGCGCATACTCGGATTTCGTTCAGGACATGCACAGGGGATCTCACATGAGAGCACCACGAGCACTTGGGCCCGCCGCGGCGGCCACGCTGGTCTTCTGTGCCGGCATCGGCACGGCCCACGCCGGCACCGCCGCCGAGGCGCTACCCGAAACCATGGCCATGCTGAAGCACGCCGTCAGCATCCCCACGGTCGAGGGCCAGGGCCAGGTGCCGGTGCTGGCCGCCTATCTCGCGGACAAGCTCAAGGCCGGCGGCTTTGCCGCCAGTGACGTCGAGATCATCCCGGTGGGCGAAACCGCCGCACTGGTGGCGCGCTATCGCGGCACCGGCGAAGGCAAGCCGATCCTGCTTTCCGGACACATGGACGTGGTGGCGGCGAAGCGCAAGGACTGGACCCGCGACCCGTTCACCCTGATCGAGGAGAACGGCTACCTCTACGGCCGCGGCACCGCCGACATGAAAACCGCGGTGGTGGTGCTGGTCGAGACGCTGATCCGGCTCAAGCGCGAAGGCTTCAAGCCACGCCACGACCTGATCCTGCTGCTGTCCGGCGACGAGGAGACCACCATGGCCTCGACCCGCGAGCTGGCGAAGCGCTATCACGACGCCGAATTCCTGCTCAACGCCGACGCCGGCGGCGGCACCTTGAACCCCCAAACCGGCAAGCCCGCGCTGTACCAGATCCAGGCCGCAGAGAAGACCTACGCGGACTTCCGGATCAGCCTGACCTCGGCCGGCGGGCACTCCAGCGAACCCAACACGGACAACGCGATCTATCGGCTGGCGCGCGTCATCGACCGCGTCGCCGGCTACCAGTTTCCGCCGCAGAGCAACGAGATCACCCTCGCCTCGCTGCGTGCGCTCGGCGCCCACACGCCCGGCCCGCTGGGCGCGGCGATGACCCGCTTCGCCGCCCACCCCGACGATGCCGCCGCCGCAGCCACCATCTCCGCCGACCCCGCCTACGTCGGCCAGATCCGCACCACCTGCGTGGCGACCATGCTAAACGGCGGCCACGCGCTCAACGCATTGCCGCAAAGCGCCAGCGTCAACATCAACTGCCGCATCTTTCCCGGCACGCCGGTCGAGAGCGTGCGCGACACCCTGGTCAAGGTGATCAACGACAAATCCGCCACCGTCACCGTGCTGCCGCCGCCACCCGTGGCCAGCCCCGCCTCGCCGCTGCGAAAGGACGTGATCGCCGCCGTCACCGACGCCGTGCACGCCCGCTTCCCCGGCGTGGAAGTCGTCCCCGGCATGTCCGCCGGCGCCTCCGACAGCATGTACTTCCGCAACGCCGGCGTCCCCAGCTACGGCATCGATGCCGCGTTCACCAAACCCGACGACACCTTCGCCCACGGGCTCAACGAAAAGCTGCCGGCTTCGGAGGTCGAGGCGGGGCTGGAGTTCTGGCATCGGGTGCTGATGCAGTTAGCGAAGTGAAACTTCGTTTCCATGGCTCTACTGGTTAAGTTATCCCCACTCCGCTTTTTACCTCGTAATCGGACTGTATTCGGACGTTGAAGCTCCATGCCCAAGAGAATACGTATATTTTTTATTGGCTGCCCATCATTAGACACAGCCGCGGCGTCGTATCTGTTGCTCTCGCAGAACTCTGTGCAAAAGGCAGTCCAATTTGAGATATATCACTTCTGGATCTTTGGTCAAAAAGCACACGGCGCTCCAAAAGGACTGGTTGGCAGGTTACTGCTATGGCTAGGGTACTTACCAAAGCCTCTCAGCAGGTGGGCAGACAGAAAACTACTCGCTCGTATCGACTATCGCGAAGAGCCGGCCTTTAAAAAAGAATTGCCGTACAAGAGCTGGTTCAGCATTTGTAAAAATGCACTGTGCAATTATGATGCATGGTTTAAGATATCAAATAATACATATGATGTAGATGATTGTCCGTCTATAATAATTACGGACACGCCAATAGAAGGTGGATTTATATCATTTACAAATGAAGATATTGGCTTGATCAGCACGGCGAAATGGAAGTATTTCTTCAAGCCTGTCTCCGCACTTGACTACGTTCTTTTTTCTGTTCAACGTCTAACAATGAGGCTCGCTTTCACGAATGAGATAGGGTCACACTACCCAACCAGAGGCTGCGTTTGGGACTATGACGATCACCAACCCGATGCCCGAATAGCAATTTTAGTAGGCAGCATCTGTCATACATGTGAGAAGAAGTTGCTAGCCTCGACTGACGGGGGAACTTATGCCGACCTTTCAAGATTAATAGATAACAAATGGCTTGGGGATAAGTCCATTCAGTTCTCACCAGCCGCCATTCTTGCTAAGGTCTACAAATATGATTTAAGCCGCTCAACTGGTCTCAATGCCAGTACCATTTCCAAATTTACGGACACCTTTATCTCAGAACTTGGCAAAGTTCTCTCGGACGGCCTTAAATGGGCACTTGTACTAATCATTACTCTGACACTGGCCGCATACTTTCCAACCGTTCTGGTAAAAATCAAGCAGCAGCTCTCGATGACCCCAGTTCCGACAATCGGGGGCGCCAAGAGCGAGAAGCTTGCTGGCCAGTTCAAGCTACAAACGCCCATTAACGCTCAATTAGATTGCACCTCATGCCCATCCATTTCTAAGAAACCCGCCACCGCACCGTCGCCATCGGCGCAGGCGAGATCACGCTGACCAAAAAGTGGTTCTTGTTCGGCGGTGCGATCCAGATGACGGACAACATGAAGAGCCGCCAGAACGCGCGCCATGCCACCCCGGACCGGAGGGCGCTGGGGGGAGAACTTGGGTCGGAGTGAACTGCTTCTGTCCAAAGTGAGTCATTCGCATACTCGTGAATGGCGTTCGAAACACTGGCTTTGGCGATCGGCTCTTC
The window above is part of the Rhodanobacter sp. LX-99 genome. Proteins encoded here:
- the fusA gene encoding elongation factor G, whose amino-acid sequence is MARKKPLPLYRNIGIIAHIDAGKTTTTERILYYTGRKHQIVDVHDTKEGKGSTTTDYMEQERKRGITIQSAAVTAEWRGHQINVIDTPGHVDFTIEVNRSLRVLDGAVVVFDGVAGVEPQTETNWRLADQYKVPRICYVNKMDRIGANFAHCVQGIRERLGANALLCQVPLGSSDEFVGMADLVAGVGYLWASDDKDSTWETVSLEQLRARLTFGASADNAWIADLPKLRQDLLETALALDDDAFERLLNTGEFDPAVLKQCIRRGTVTGALVPVLCGSSYKNKGVQQLLDAVVDYLPYPGENGGIAMVDEDGHVVGEQAVTDDAPARALAFKVINDQFGTLTFCRIYSGVIKKGDTLLNVTRGRKERIGRIVEVQADDTREIDEVRAGDICAFVSMKDTETGDSLADPAHPALLERMRFPDPVISVSVEPKNRNDVDKLSSALYKMVKADPSLKLEVDQETGQTVLKGMGELHLEVTIDRMRTELGVEANMGKPRVSFREAFGKTVEHTYTHKKQTGGSGQFAEVTMIFEPGEPGSGVVFSDEVVGGRVPREYIPAVEHSVKAESQEGQVAGYEVVDFKARLIDGKYHDVDSSALAFEIATRQCFREAQKLSKPKLLEPIMHLEVVMEADYLGDVIGDINRRRGTVSDQGHKGSSAFVQGFVPLAEMFGYINFLRSATRGRGTFTMEFDHYEDVPASMVEKLMEKEAK
- a CDS encoding manganese efflux pump MntP family protein is translated as MNPISILLLGFAMSTDAFAAAIGKGAAMSRPRLSQALRAGLIFGVIEAITPVIGWLLGKGASRYIEAWDHWIAFGLLLALGLHMIWNGCKPDSDEPVDEASKHGIVGLAITGLSTSIDALAVGVGLAFVDTPIAVVAVVIGLCTFSMVTLGIMLGRVLGAMVGKRAEVIGGIILIGVGAVILYEHLSA
- a CDS encoding MBL fold metallo-hydrolase, whose translation is MRTSGTVSSMLAAWLLVFSVSGYASDNGVAVDAAKYANRATLPDFTAAACPDNPRALVQIKGNLYRHTTGPGLAVHSGFVLITKEGALVIDPAMTCTATWLRDEIRHRFHVKVKYVVYTHGHADHISGGQVFQRDGATVVANRRALEPIVGEKIPTALPDRVFDTDMTITLGGETVLLHRVAPSHSDSMTMVLFPKYKALQCTDVCESKSMPYNDFLDFYYPGWIETLDWVAKQDVDIIDVGHYSPATKADEAALRTYMVDLHQQVLDLVRAGQSWDQLYRNVKFSDEVKHWTAFDTMHTLNIVGMYRWVSNHRRGEW
- a CDS encoding M20/M25/M40 family metallo-hydrolase, encoding MRAPRALGPAAAATLVFCAGIGTAHAGTAAEALPETMAMLKHAVSIPTVEGQGQVPVLAAYLADKLKAGGFAASDVEIIPVGETAALVARYRGTGEGKPILLSGHMDVVAAKRKDWTRDPFTLIEENGYLYGRGTADMKTAVVVLVETLIRLKREGFKPRHDLILLLSGDEETTMASTRELAKRYHDAEFLLNADAGGGTLNPQTGKPALYQIQAAEKTYADFRISLTSAGGHSSEPNTDNAIYRLARVIDRVAGYQFPPQSNEITLASLRALGAHTPGPLGAAMTRFAAHPDDAAAAATISADPAYVGQIRTTCVATMLNGGHALNALPQSASVNINCRIFPGTPVESVRDTLVKVINDKSATVTVLPPPPVASPASPLRKDVIAAVTDAVHARFPGVEVVPGMSAGASDSMYFRNAGVPSYGIDAAFTKPDDTFAHGLNEKLPASEVEAGLEFWHRVLMQLAK
- a CDS encoding TonB-dependent receptor; protein product: MTTHRTRPTLLARPLRIHQRPLAAACAALLGLTLAGAASAQQVQEQAATPTGSQTVPVDKKADAGTKKNKKSENTVSNLDAVIVTGIRGSIENSLRAKRNSDNIIEAISAEDIGKLPDASIAESLSRVPGLATQRLNGRANMISIRGLDPGFAGTTLNGREQATIGENRGVEYDQYPSELISGVAIYKTPDASLIGQGLSGTVDLHTIKPLDLPGPAFAVNLRGEHTTNGKLNPGSGVGDMGHRASISYINQFFDHTLGLAVGFAHLDSPIQEKQYQAWWWSMNNGPGSAEDNWGAPHTPGMPDGVISQEGMQLRAQSLNQKRSGLMTVLEWAPGDHYHSTLDLYHSIFGEKKFTNGAQWSSSPWDNVSYSNVGTTPAQPYPIVTSGTIDGIAPILQNQYTKEHDKLFSAGWNNQYDFDNGWTATADLSYSSAKKKLHDAYLFTGLAGGAFTSVDFRTPLGNGYPYFSPAVNLADPSLVVFTDPDGYGYNGRQEFDSQKDTIKAVRLEVSHPLGWIFSSMNLGVNYSDRTKTKQADVQFAWLNGNGSTQGTYDNHFSAPVNPAFLWGPTSLGYGGIPGALSYDVLGALASQFYLTERNGQGDWSRNYTVEEKVPVAYAKFNIETTLGNVPLTGNVGVQFVRTDQSSTALQTNGDTLVGRISDGAKYNNVLPSLNLVAHLTDRQYLRFGFAKTMARGRIDDEKVSTSAGLSKVQNGPAAGQVLWSGSGGNPKLKPYVAVGTDLSYEFYFGKSSYLAAAVFNKNLLNYIYTQTTLDYDFSHYTNNDPTLTATSERGPFTRPANGTGGKVQGLELSGALEGGLLTQALDGFGMLASFSLTNSTISQKVIGSIPGPNPPTTLPGLSRKVANLALYYEKYGWSVRVAERYRSSFTGEIVPLFNQIGYTKILANRQTDFQLGYAFSEGSLNGLSLLLQVSNLSNTADKSVQISGLPNGVQVTRPLEYDTWGRTVMLGVNYKL